In one Zobellia galactanivorans genomic region, the following are encoded:
- a CDS encoding zinc-dependent alcohol dehydrogenase family protein, translated as MKALVYHGDHNIALEEKAKPVIEKTTDAIVKVVKTTICGTDSGIYKGKNPYMRDGITLGHEGVGIIEEVGDSVSQFKVGDKVIISCITSCGSCEYCKKQLYSHCKDGGWILGHMIDGVQAEYVRIPHADNSLYKIPDSIDDEVAVMISDILPTGHEIGVQYGEVKPGDAIAIVGAGPIGISVLLTAQFYSPAIIVVIDLDENRLEMAKQLGATHTLKPSDNLQEELAEIVGEEGVDVAIEAVGIPQTWDVCQKIVKPGGNIANVGVHGKKVDFEIQDLWIKNLTITTGLVNTNTIPMLMKAVSTNKLPVNKLITHHFKLSEMEKAYEVFLNASKEKAMKLIIDVD; from the coding sequence CCACCATCTGTGGAACCGACTCCGGTATTTACAAAGGGAAGAACCCCTATATGAGGGACGGTATTACCTTGGGCCACGAAGGTGTGGGAATCATAGAGGAGGTAGGCGACAGCGTTTCCCAGTTCAAAGTGGGGGACAAGGTCATTATTTCCTGTATTACCTCATGCGGCTCGTGTGAATATTGTAAAAAACAACTCTATTCGCATTGTAAGGATGGCGGTTGGATCCTAGGTCATATGATCGATGGGGTACAGGCCGAATATGTGCGAATTCCCCATGCCGACAATAGCCTGTACAAAATACCCGACTCTATCGATGACGAGGTGGCGGTAATGATCAGCGATATTTTACCTACGGGGCACGAAATCGGGGTGCAATACGGTGAGGTAAAACCGGGTGATGCCATTGCCATTGTGGGTGCTGGGCCTATAGGGATCTCCGTTCTCTTGACCGCCCAGTTCTATTCGCCCGCGATAATCGTGGTAATCGACCTCGACGAGAACCGGTTGGAGATGGCCAAGCAATTGGGGGCCACCCACACCTTAAAACCTTCCGACAACCTACAGGAAGAGCTGGCGGAAATTGTTGGCGAGGAAGGGGTAGATGTGGCCATAGAGGCCGTTGGTATCCCTCAAACCTGGGATGTATGCCAAAAAATAGTAAAACCGGGCGGAAATATCGCCAATGTTGGGGTGCACGGTAAAAAAGTGGATTTTGAGATCCAAGACCTGTGGATCAAAAACTTGACCATTACAACCGGACTGGTAAATACCAACACCATCCCTATGTTGATGAAGGCCGTGTCTACCAACAAGTTGCCGGTAAACAAATTGATTACGCACCACTTTAAACTAAGTGAAATGGAAAAGGCCTACGAAGTGTTCTTGAACGCCTCAAAAGAAAAGGCCATGAAGCTTATTATTGATGTTGATTAA